In the Pseudanabaena sp. PCC 7367 genome, one interval contains:
- a CDS encoding glycoside hydrolase produces the protein MSSLPLYVAFIWHQHQPLYKSFATGKYRLPWVRLHGTKDYLDLMLQLAKFPQLHQNVNLSPSLISQIQDYANGSAFDPYLELTLTPVKQLSRSQRLFIIERFFDANYRRMIAPYQRYQELWQLRQQYGSTWCLANWHEQDFDDLLTWHNLVWFSPLARNNDPEIQSWFAKGRDFSLSDRQRIYSKQKAILGQILPQHAKMHGTGQIEAITCAYGHPIMPLIADTKSARVADPQMLLPGIRFRHEFDLELHLNKAKEIYGEYFQIQPAGLWTPEHGVSPAILPLVAKHQFKWLCADEGVLGWSLGHYFRRDEQGLVSAPDLLYRPYRLETLYGNLAITFRDRRLSDLIGFSYSSMSADDASKNFCDQLLAIHEQQQREPTNGSERKPWLVTIALDGENCWEFYEQNGTEFLEALYSRLAQLDAIKLVTVSEYIARFPPDEKIPPHQLHSGSWVEANFSTWIGDPVKNRAWELLGAARDTLAQHPEATWQNNPEAWHSLLAAEGSDWFWWFGEGHSSNQDHIFDQLFREHLQSLYRAINEPTPASLYYPLEPHKPSISQQPGSFIQPTIDGFASDQEWQNAGYLDIAAHGTMHKTKALQRLWYGFDHFNFYLRLDFAEPLPLPLPIVHLFWFYPGKRHYNNSIQLLDLPDVPPLNYLFHHHCGIDPSGRSAWLQEATENGWKNISSQVRMEFNQCLELALPWSDLAIAPASPARLVILTSAGGKFQVALPEYTVIPIEVP, from the coding sequence ATGTCCTCCTTGCCACTGTATGTCGCTTTTATCTGGCATCAGCATCAACCACTTTACAAGAGCTTTGCGACTGGGAAATATCGGCTGCCCTGGGTAAGGCTGCATGGCACTAAAGATTACTTAGACTTAATGTTGCAGTTGGCAAAATTCCCCCAACTACATCAGAATGTTAACCTATCGCCATCCTTGATCAGCCAGATCCAAGATTATGCCAACGGGAGCGCATTTGACCCATATTTAGAACTCACCCTAACGCCAGTCAAGCAATTATCTCGATCGCAACGTCTATTCATCATCGAGCGTTTTTTTGACGCTAATTATCGTCGGATGATTGCGCCCTATCAACGCTATCAAGAGCTATGGCAACTGCGGCAGCAATATGGTAGCACCTGGTGTTTGGCCAACTGGCATGAGCAAGATTTTGATGATTTGCTGACCTGGCATAATCTGGTCTGGTTTTCGCCCCTGGCCAGAAATAATGATCCAGAGATCCAATCCTGGTTTGCTAAGGGTAGGGATTTTAGCCTGAGCGATCGGCAGCGGATCTATTCCAAGCAAAAGGCAATTTTGGGTCAAATTCTGCCCCAACATGCCAAAATGCACGGCACTGGCCAGATTGAAGCTATTACCTGTGCCTATGGCCACCCGATCATGCCCTTGATCGCCGACACCAAGTCCGCCAGGGTTGCAGATCCTCAGATGCTATTACCGGGGATTAGGTTCCGCCATGAATTTGATCTGGAATTGCATTTAAATAAAGCAAAGGAAATTTACGGCGAATATTTTCAGATTCAACCTGCTGGCCTGTGGACACCAGAACATGGCGTTAGTCCAGCTATTTTACCCCTGGTAGCCAAGCATCAATTTAAATGGCTATGTGCAGATGAAGGGGTATTGGGCTGGAGCTTAGGACATTATTTCCGGCGTGATGAACAGGGGTTGGTGAGTGCCCCAGATCTGCTTTATCGCCCCTATCGATTGGAGACTTTGTACGGCAACCTGGCGATCACGTTTCGGGATCGGCGCTTGTCTGACCTGATCGGGTTTAGCTATAGCTCAATGTCTGCCGATGATGCGAGCAAAAACTTTTGCGATCAATTGTTGGCAATTCATGAACAGCAACAGCGGGAGCCCACTAACGGCAGCGAGCGCAAGCCCTGGTTGGTGACGATCGCCCTGGATGGCGAAAACTGCTGGGAGTTCTATGAGCAAAATGGGACTGAGTTTTTAGAGGCACTTTATAGTCGTTTGGCTCAGCTTGATGCGATTAAATTGGTTACCGTCTCTGAATATATTGCTAGATTTCCGCCCGACGAAAAGATCCCGCCCCACCAACTCCATAGCGGATCATGGGTGGAGGCAAATTTCTCTACCTGGATTGGTGATCCAGTCAAAAACCGGGCCTGGGAGCTGCTCGGCGCAGCCCGTGACACCCTGGCTCAACATCCTGAAGCCACCTGGCAAAATAATCCCGAAGCCTGGCATAGTTTGCTGGCGGCCGAAGGATCGGATTGGTTTTGGTGGTTTGGTGAGGGGCATAGCTCTAATCAAGACCATATTTTCGATCAACTTTTTCGGGAACATTTACAATCCCTTTACCGAGCGATCAATGAACCCACCCCAGCCAGCCTCTACTACCCACTTGAGCCACATAAACCCTCGATCAGCCAGCAGCCTGGCAGTTTCATTCAACCCACGATCGATGGGTTTGCCAGTGATCAAGAGTGGCAAAATGCTGGTTACCTAGATATTGCTGCTCACGGTACAATGCACAAAACTAAAGCATTGCAAAGATTATGGTATGGTTTCGATCACTTTAATTTCTATTTACGCTTAGATTTTGCGGAACCACTACCCCTGCCTTTGCCAATTGTGCATTTATTTTGGTTTTATCCGGGCAAAAGACACTACAATAACTCTATTCAATTGCTAGACTTGCCAGATGTGCCCCCATTAAACTATCTATTTCACCACCATTGTGGAATTGATCCATCGGGGCGATCGGCATGGTTGCAAGAAGCAACGGAAAATGGCTGGAAAAATATCTCATCTCAGGTGAGAATGGAGTTTAATCAGTGCCTTGAGCTAGCGTTGCCCTGGAGTGATTTAGCGATCGCCCCAGCCAGCCCAGCCAGACTAGTGATTTTAACTAGCGCTGGTGGTAAGTTCCAGGTAGCATTGCCAGAGTATACAGTTATCCCTATTGAGGTGCCATAG